A stretch of DNA from Lotus japonicus ecotype B-129 chromosome 4, LjGifu_v1.2:
TTTGAAAGACTTGGATATGGCTTCCCAAGAGTGGTGTTCTTCATCCATTTTACGCCTTCGGTCAAGGAAAGCTGGCCTCATTGGTGTTGTTACCATGTCAATTTTGAATGTCAACAATGCTACAATCTCTGACATGGCTGGTCTCATATCTGGAAGAGGCTGAAGGCACAAGAAGGCCACATGGAATGCTTGCATCACATCCTTTTCCACGAATCCATCTTCGCGCAGCTTAGGATCCACAAGATCCATCACCATTGACTTCTCATAAAGTTTCCAACCCTGCGATGATAAAATttaagcatgtttggaaattcatcTAGATTttagtcaaaatcaattatgtggagaagcttttgtgagtagcttctggatgctagaattgattttgaggaaaaataaaatcatagtAGAAAGGTGAGAAGTTACATATTCAGGGAGGTACTGCATTTGTGATGGTAAAGTGAGATCTGTATTTTTTCTGCAACAGATGATTTCAAGCACCAGAACTCCAAAACTATAGATGTCTGCCTTTTCTGAAAGTTCTCCTCTAATAGCATATTCAGGAGCTGTATAACCTCTTAACAAATCAGACAAGAAAAGATCATCAATACAAAACTTGACTAAATGTAATTAAGCAGTTTGGAATGAATTGATGGATCTCTAGTTCAAACCATTAGAAAAAATGACATTTTTAATAAGAAGTTGTAGGATAACAAACACATTAGGATGCTGCTAAAGATCATTGTTTTGATCTATTTTTTGAATGACTAGAACCATTAAAACTCAGCAAATATGGAAGTGATGGACATGATTAGCTGTAGCTAGTATAGGAGGATTTCATTTCACCAGTGATCAATGCTTTTGAGTAGTTACATTTGCAAAAATTACTTACAATGTTCCAGCAAATTGTGTGCTAAGGTAAGCTTGGTCTTCAGGGAAGAACCTAGCTAGCCCAAAATCTCCAATCCTCGGCCGAAACTTTTCATCAAGAAGAATGTTGCTTGCTTTGATATCTCGGTGAACAATTCTTATATGTGAATCCTCATGGAGGTATTGCAATCCCCGCGCGACTCCAAGGATTATTTGGAATCTAGTGCTCCAGTTTAGAAATTGATCACTGTTTCCTGATCACAAGAACACCCAACATAGGACTTGTTTTGTTTAAACTAACCAACTCCTTCAAATTAAATACTCATGAGCCATTGGATGAAAAAAGGTTACCATATACAAAGGGGTCCAAACTTCTGTTCTTCATGTATTCATACACAAGAATCCTTTGAGGTCCATCAGTGCAACACCCCATAAGGCGAACCAGATTTTTGTGTTGGATGCTTGTGATCATCCTCACTTCTGCTAGAAATTCTTTATCTCCTTGTTGGGACTTGTCAAGAGACAATTGCTTAACAGCAATCAGCCTCCCATCTGCCAACTTTCCCTGATAAAACACACGCACCTTAAGAATTAGGATAGTTTCCACAATAGGAATTGAAATCTTCTGTCTTACTAATAAAactgacatgtcaattaaaaactACCATGTGAGTTTGTAAATGCCTCAATCATGTCTTTCCTAACTGACATGACAAGATTCTATCGGTGGAACATAAAATTGAAATACCAGGACAAAAAAATTTGATCTCCACAATAGAAGTACATGTATTTATATGAGGCTCAACTAATAAAGTGAGTTCTTGAATTAACACCCCTATAAATGATGTTAATATATTGTTCACATGAATTTTCCTACATTGTCTACTGCTTCTTAAAAATCTGATATTATACAAGCAATACAATCTCATAGAAGCATCACGATCCAGATAAAATAATCAATTGATCAATCAAAGCAAGCGCCATTAGATTCTGATTTAGTACCTATACCTGATAAACAGGTCCAAATCCACCACTTCCAAGAAGATTTGTACGATGGAAATTCTTGGTGGCCTTCCTTAATGTCTGGAAATCGAAGTAGCTGATTGTACGAAGGTTCCCACTAACGAATTCCATGAATCCTGTAAAACATATAGAAACTTGAACTTCAATAAAGGTCTTGCAATGATACAGTTTGTAAACACAGGTCCAAATCCACAAAATATTTTTGCATGATTTGTTTAAATTACCTGTCTGTTGAGCTTTAGTAGTTGAGGCTGCCATCGTGATCCTCTCTGTTGATTCAATATATTTCCAAATGGCAAATCCCAAACACAATTAACcatcaacaaaataaaaaagaaaactacATGCTGTAGGCATTAGTTATAATGTGTTTGCAAAAACTTTAGCACATAGGGAAGGGCACTATGAGATAGAAGCTACAATCATAAGCTTCTCCAactagaattgattttagacACAAACATGGGTGGCTACCACATTCCTGTACATGTGCATgttggaaatccttctacaattaaTTCTTAAGTCAAAATAAATTCTTAGaagaagcttctgtgagtagcttcGGCGTGCGAAAAATGAATTCTGAGGAAAAAGAAGCTGATACAAACATGTTGTAATTAAGGATGTAAATATTTTGCTTTCCTAAAATTACCATGCTGCTCATTAGTTGGAGTAGTCCTCTCTGCTGGCCGTTTAATTCGCCTCCAAAATACAAATAGAAGAATCAGCAATATGATCAGCACTACAGTCCCTCCAAGGAAAAAGAACAATGCTCCAGAGTTGTGGGGTGAAGAGGAGGATGAAGGAGATTTCTCTGCAGTTCAACATTGATGAAAGAAATCATTAAGAACATGAGAAATTTGAGAAAGTTGATTTTTATCTTTTACATTCTATGATCCAATACTCTAACTTTGTCTGTTATAAAATGGAATACTTTTTCTCAAGCATAAAGCATGCAAGAATATACAATAGTTTATGTCATGATATagaacatgaaaaataaaaacaagtaaTCTTGGTACAAAAAACAAGTTGAGAAATGAAACCTTGGAGTATTCTGCGATGCATTTTTGGGGACAGAAGCAAACATTCTGGTTGTGATTGAAGTTCAAGTTCTTCAAACGTCTTGGTGAGTAGTATTGACATATATGAACAGCTAAGCTATGTTAAACAACTGGCAACAGAAACCATTATCCGATGATTTTTCTGTGTGCTTTTgtattcaattaattaattactgTAAATCTTTGTTGTTGTCAATTGAAATCTTGAGAGAAGCATTCTATTCTCCATAGAATTGAtcgaaaaacaatgtaatatgTTGGGACAATGCAATTGGGGGTGGCACATTCTGATGCGGTCGAATACAAACATAGAAAGATTCAAATATCATATTTTCTAAgtcataataataaaatattacaaGACGTAGGTAGGAGAGGGATATCCTTTCTTATTTTCTCCATCACTATGACAAGTGGAGGTGGCGCCGCTTATGCATGAAGGCTGTAGCCTGTAGCCCCCTAACTCACTTCTATGCCCcaacttcttttcttttttcttaagAAGGGGCAGAGGAGACAATTCGATTAATCTTTCACTCCACAGTTAGTGCATTAAATATTTGGAGTTAGATCGGTGctcaataaatatatatagttTTTAGTTTGGATATCCATGGTTGACAGATAGTAATGACTAATCCCTTCGTTGCGAGTACTCACACTAAGCGGTAAACGATTGACTACACATGCGCTTCGATGAGGACTAAACCTTCAACCTTATAGTTAATAGACGAAATGAGCAAACTGATACATCACACCTCGTGGTTTcactaaatattttttaattatgtttCTAGTACatctattaaaatatttttttttaagaatatttGATGCACCAATAATGACCCTAATTGTTTTTTGTCAACATAATGCCTCTAATCtttatttaagaaaaatgaCGTTTTGGCCCAAGGCCTGTTACTCTCAAAACTCTCTAGCCTTGACTATGCAGTCCAGTCCAATTCCAACAAGGAAATGGATAGTAGTTGCAACTGCCCAACAAGTTCAACGAATTGGGGTAAATAAAGATACCCTAATTTTTTCCAAGGGGCCAAACtacaaaatataacaaaatcaaGGGCCAAACTAGAATTATAGTAATACCATTTTAATAGGTAGCCGGTGCATAAAATCTAGTGGCTGGCTAG
This window harbors:
- the LOC130710263 gene encoding cysteine-rich receptor-like protein kinase 44, whose translation is MSILLTKTFEELELQSQPECLLLSPKMHRRILQEKSPSSSSSPHNSGALFFFLGGTVVLIILLILLFVFWRRIKRPAERTTPTNEQHERITMAASTTKAQQTGFMEFVSGNLRTISYFDFQTLRKATKNFHRTNLLGSGGFGPVYQGKLADGRLIAVKQLSLDKSQQGDKEFLAEVRMITSIQHKNLVRLMGCCTDGPQRILVYEYMKNRSLDPFVYGNSDQFLNWSTRFQIILGVARGLQYLHEDSHIRIVHRDIKASNILLDEKFRPRIGDFGLARFFPEDQAYLSTQFAGTLGYTAPEYAIRGELSEKADIYSFGVLVLEIICCRKNTDLTLPSQMQYLPEYGWKLYEKSMVMDLVDPKLREDGFVEKDVMQAFHVAFLCLQPLPDMRPAMSEIVALLTFKIDMVTTPMRPAFLDRRRKMDEEHHSWEAISKSFKSPGASDYSP